A window of Pirellula sp. SH-Sr6A contains these coding sequences:
- the rfbG gene encoding CDP-glucose 4,6-dehydratase has translation MFGDVFRGKSVFITGHTGFKGSWLCLWLHHLGAKVFGYSLPSPTTPNHFSQSSIEELLAGHQIADVRDTERLTRSIQSIQPDLIFHLAAQTVVKTGYSQPFETFSTNVMGTVSLLEAIRNIGRPCSAVLVTSDKCYENREQVWGYRECDAMGERDPYGGSKGAAELAIRSYRDSFFPPSKLDRHGIRVASARAGNVIGGGDWTAHALMVDMVKSLAENKPIPIRSPSAYRPWQHVLQALHGYLTLASRLLSRPEPLFCSGWNIGPLPGSEIPVHQVVSKFLAEWGSGEWQDRSDPTQHREAEILRLSIDKALWEMDWKPAWDIDKTIRMTAAWYKLWLSNPHTTRKISLEQIHEFERDVQLQGIG, from the coding sequence ATGTTTGGGGATGTTTTCCGGGGAAAATCGGTGTTCATCACCGGCCACACAGGGTTCAAAGGTAGCTGGCTTTGCCTTTGGCTGCACCATTTAGGAGCCAAAGTATTTGGCTATTCTCTCCCGTCGCCGACTACCCCCAACCACTTTTCCCAAAGTTCTATTGAAGAACTTCTCGCGGGCCACCAGATCGCGGACGTACGCGACACCGAACGTTTGACGCGATCGATCCAATCGATACAACCCGACCTCATTTTCCATCTAGCGGCGCAAACGGTCGTCAAGACTGGGTATAGCCAGCCATTCGAAACCTTCTCAACCAACGTAATGGGGACCGTCAGCCTGCTTGAAGCTATCCGCAACATAGGGAGGCCTTGCTCGGCCGTTTTGGTCACCAGCGATAAGTGCTACGAGAATCGCGAGCAAGTTTGGGGCTATCGAGAATGCGACGCAATGGGAGAGCGCGATCCGTATGGCGGTAGCAAAGGTGCTGCGGAACTTGCGATCCGATCCTACCGCGACTCCTTCTTCCCGCCATCAAAACTGGATCGGCACGGTATTCGAGTTGCATCGGCGCGTGCAGGCAATGTGATCGGAGGTGGCGACTGGACGGCCCACGCGTTGATGGTTGACATGGTCAAGTCGCTCGCGGAAAACAAACCGATTCCAATTCGCAGCCCCTCGGCATATCGACCTTGGCAGCACGTGCTTCAGGCATTGCACGGATACCTCACGCTTGCCAGTCGATTGCTGAGCCGACCCGAACCCTTGTTTTGCTCAGGATGGAATATCGGACCGCTTCCTGGAAGCGAGATCCCGGTGCACCAAGTGGTTTCGAAGTTCTTGGCCGAGTGGGGAAGTGGCGAGTGGCAGGATCGATCTGACCCGACACAACATCGCGAAGCCGAGATCCTGCGACTGTCGATCGATAAGGCCCTATGGGAGATGGATTGGAAACCGGCATGGGATATCGACAAGACGATCCGAATGACGGCAGCTTGGTACAAGCTTTGGCTTTCCAATCCACACACGACCCGTAAGATATCCCTCGAACAAATCCATGAGTTTGAGCGCGATGTGCAATTGCAAGGAATCGGCTGA
- a CDS encoding class I SAM-dependent methyltransferase, which produces MNHRTTCRHCGHPLSLSMVDLGAQPPCEAILTEEQFYEPEPFYPLHARVCENCWLVQLDADVSPEKIYTEYAYYSSYSESWLQHMESYTDSICTRLGLTPNHRVVEIASNDGYLLQFFADRGIPCFGIDPAANVAEKALERGIETLVSFFSTDTAEQIVKERGKADLIIANNVFGHIPDINDFLQALQQLLQEGGTITIEIPHLMRLIEGNQFDTIYHEHYCYHSLIADLKLLESQGLKLIAVEELPTHGGSIRMFIAHREDARAPDDSIERLVGIERSRGMDTPAPYQAFGEKVRQTKRNLLRFLIAAKEEGKQVVGYGAPGKGNTLLNYCGIREDFLDFVVDRNPYKHGKFLPGSRIPIRPVEAVFEAKPDFLLILPWNISDEIIRQMDGVRAWGCQFVIPIPEVRIVV; this is translated from the coding sequence GTGAACCATCGCACGACCTGCAGACACTGCGGACATCCGCTCAGCCTGAGTATGGTAGATCTCGGTGCACAACCGCCCTGCGAAGCGATCCTCACGGAGGAGCAGTTCTATGAACCCGAGCCGTTTTATCCGCTTCACGCGAGAGTGTGCGAAAACTGTTGGCTCGTGCAGTTAGATGCGGACGTATCGCCCGAGAAAATTTACACCGAGTATGCCTACTACTCTTCGTACTCCGAGTCATGGCTGCAACATATGGAGTCCTACACCGATTCGATTTGCACTCGACTTGGGTTGACTCCAAATCATCGTGTTGTCGAAATCGCCAGCAACGATGGCTATTTGCTTCAGTTTTTTGCGGATCGTGGGATCCCTTGTTTCGGTATCGATCCTGCAGCCAACGTAGCGGAAAAAGCGCTCGAACGAGGGATAGAGACCCTTGTCTCCTTTTTTTCTACCGACACGGCGGAACAGATCGTTAAGGAAAGAGGGAAGGCCGATCTGATCATTGCCAACAACGTTTTTGGCCACATCCCAGATATCAACGACTTCCTTCAAGCTCTCCAGCAGTTACTCCAAGAGGGTGGGACGATCACGATCGAGATTCCTCATTTGATGCGCTTGATCGAAGGAAACCAATTCGACACGATCTATCATGAGCACTATTGCTACCATTCCTTGATCGCCGATTTGAAATTGCTGGAAAGCCAAGGCTTGAAGCTTATTGCGGTGGAAGAGCTTCCCACTCACGGAGGTTCGATTCGTATGTTCATCGCGCATCGGGAGGACGCGAGGGCCCCCGATGATTCCATCGAACGCTTGGTTGGCATCGAGAGAAGTAGGGGCATGGATACACCGGCCCCCTATCAAGCGTTCGGCGAGAAAGTCCGCCAGACCAAGCGGAATCTGCTGCGTTTCTTGATCGCTGCCAAAGAGGAGGGGAAACAGGTCGTAGGCTACGGCGCGCCGGGGAAGGGGAATACGCTCCTGAACTATTGCGGAATCCGCGAGGACTTTCTCGATTTCGTCGTCGACCGGAATCCCTACAAGCACGGCAAGTTCCTTCCCGGGAGCAGGATTCCCATTCGCCCAGTCGAGGCCGTATTCGAAGCCAAGCCCGACTTCTTGCTTATTCTCCCCTGGAATATCAGCGATGAGATCATTCGACAAATGGATGGAGTACGCGCTTGGGGATGTCAGTTTGTAATCCCCATACCCGAAGTTCGCATCGTCGTATGA
- a CDS encoding glycosyltransferase — MKLVVSKLRTLLSSTSYCRWIEELNRCDAVFFAWPYGIECPPCKAPVAFIPHDFNYTHFVGTFVESPASVASLRSQHKLWLERAHPIVSTQFIADELMRTFPEYVSPPRVVRLSQLGPMESMNHDEASKIVQRLGISGDYLLSLNNISAHKNLGQLLSGFHYVAKQYPNLKLVLVGFGTEGIHGNVNSPYYLDWSDSGGNVQSLGLRSDREVSALIARAKLVVNASLYEAGNGSGLDAWRMGTPVVMSDIPAFVEQLHAMDVRAETFNPRCCYEIRDALLRIMQQPEVAEANASYSKKSMSRYSWNDVAEHYLDFFDEIAAKTSHPLDH; from the coding sequence ATGAAACTCGTTGTTAGCAAACTTCGGACCCTCCTGAGCTCCACGAGCTACTGTCGCTGGATCGAAGAACTGAACCGATGTGATGCCGTTTTCTTCGCGTGGCCCTACGGTATTGAATGCCCTCCATGCAAAGCCCCCGTCGCCTTCATTCCGCACGATTTCAACTACACCCATTTCGTGGGCACATTTGTAGAAAGCCCTGCGTCCGTTGCTTCCCTGCGGAGCCAGCACAAGCTTTGGTTGGAACGTGCGCATCCCATCGTATCGACACAATTCATCGCAGATGAATTGATGCGTACGTTTCCGGAATATGTGTCGCCACCGAGAGTCGTTCGACTGTCTCAACTGGGACCGATGGAATCGATGAACCATGACGAAGCGTCTAAGATCGTGCAGCGACTTGGTATCTCCGGAGATTACTTGCTCAGCCTCAACAACATCTCCGCACACAAGAATCTGGGGCAATTGCTGTCCGGTTTCCATTACGTAGCAAAACAATATCCGAATCTGAAGCTAGTGTTGGTTGGATTTGGAACCGAAGGAATCCATGGGAACGTCAATTCGCCTTATTATCTAGATTGGTCGGACAGCGGTGGAAACGTTCAGAGCTTGGGATTGCGAAGCGACCGCGAAGTTTCCGCCCTCATCGCCCGTGCGAAACTCGTGGTCAATGCGTCGTTGTACGAAGCCGGGAACGGATCTGGGCTCGATGCTTGGCGCATGGGAACGCCGGTGGTGATGTCTGATATACCTGCATTTGTCGAACAACTTCACGCGATGGACGTTCGTGCAGAGACCTTCAATCCTCGATGCTGCTACGAAATACGCGATGCATTGTTGCGGATTATGCAACAGCCCGAAGTCGCCGAAGCGAATGCGTCCTATTCGAAGAAATCGATGAGTCGCTATAGCTGGAATGACGTCGCAGAGCATTACTTGGATTTTTTCGACGAGATTGCTGCGAAAACTAGCCACCCACTGGATCATTAA
- a CDS encoding DegT/DnrJ/EryC1/StrS family aminotransferase, with translation MKPIPVASADVTGNEEKYVSEAIRSSWISSSGKYLDQFEAEFAELCDSKYALSCSNGTVALHLALLGLGLRPGDEVIVPSMTYIATANAVRYCGAEPVFVDIDPETWCIAPDAIEAAISPRTRGIIAVHLLGHPADMDSINQIAAMNGLWVVEDAAEAHFALYKNKPVGSLGTVGTFSFFGNKILTCGEGGALTLNDSQLSIRLKMLRGQGMDPRRRYYFPITGYNFRLTNLACAMLCAQLERREEIFAKRNAIFDYYTECLTGIRGIGFQPCAPWAQIAPWMYSVTVDPHEFGQTRDDLIATMKEADIDSRPFFYPLHRLPPYVKSASKQGQPLEVTNQLGATGLMLPTYNQLSFEDIDRIVSVIRRAASSSTPIRRAA, from the coding sequence ATGAAACCAATACCGGTCGCTTCGGCGGATGTTACAGGAAACGAAGAGAAGTACGTCTCTGAAGCTATCCGAAGTTCTTGGATATCGTCATCAGGTAAGTACTTGGATCAATTCGAAGCAGAGTTCGCGGAACTTTGCGACTCCAAGTATGCGCTCTCGTGCTCGAACGGGACCGTTGCGCTCCACTTAGCGTTACTTGGGCTTGGACTAAGGCCCGGCGATGAAGTCATCGTGCCGTCCATGACCTATATCGCTACGGCAAATGCCGTGCGCTATTGCGGTGCGGAACCTGTATTCGTCGATATCGATCCGGAAACTTGGTGCATTGCACCCGATGCCATTGAGGCCGCGATCAGCCCGCGAACTCGAGGAATCATTGCGGTCCACCTCCTCGGCCACCCTGCTGATATGGATTCGATCAATCAGATTGCAGCCATGAATGGATTGTGGGTCGTCGAGGATGCTGCGGAAGCCCATTTTGCGTTATACAAGAACAAGCCCGTAGGTAGCTTGGGAACGGTTGGAACATTTTCCTTTTTCGGAAACAAAATTCTTACGTGCGGAGAAGGTGGTGCGCTCACCCTCAACGATTCGCAACTTTCGATACGCCTCAAGATGTTACGGGGTCAGGGAATGGACCCGCGACGCCGGTATTACTTTCCTATCACAGGGTACAACTTCCGATTAACGAATCTCGCATGCGCGATGTTATGCGCTCAACTCGAGCGCCGCGAAGAGATCTTTGCAAAGCGAAATGCGATATTTGACTACTACACCGAATGCCTCACAGGTATTCGTGGCATCGGGTTTCAGCCTTGCGCACCATGGGCTCAAATCGCTCCGTGGATGTACAGCGTTACCGTCGATCCGCATGAGTTCGGCCAAACACGGGATGATCTTATCGCGACCATGAAGGAAGCAGACATTGACTCCCGTCCATTCTTCTACCCGCTCCACCGTTTACCACCTTACGTCAAGTCTGCCTCCAAGCAGGGTCAGCCGCTCGAAGTGACCAATCAACTAGGTGCGACCGGTTTGATGCTGCCTACATACAACCAGTTGTCCTTCGAGGACATCGATCGCATCGTTAGTGTCATTCGCCGAGCTGCCTCCAGCTCTACTCCAATACGTCGCGCTGCCTAG
- a CDS encoding glutamate-1-semialdehyde 2,1-aminomutase translates to MDFTKSDAWRRRAHAVIPGGCHTYAKGDDQYPQLSPGFISHGIAGHVWDIDGNEYIEFGQGNRAVALGHAFPPVVDAVSKELAKGSNFTRPSTIELQAAEELLELIPGADMVKFCKDGSDATTAAIKLARAVTGRTKIAYCEDQPFFATNDWFIGTTPLDAGIPDAAKEHSKPFRYDDLGSLEGLFREHPHEIAAVILEPAKYEDPAPGYLQGVKDLCRQYGALFILDEMITGFRWHNGGGQAYYGVEPDLSCWGKALANGFSVSALAGKREWMELGGLHHSKERVFLLSTTHGGETHALAAAIATMRTYKSEPVIETLHRLGNRLLVEGQQIIAAHGLSEFIQIDGKPCCLVFSTLDATKQRSQAMRSLLLQETIRRGILMTSLIVSYTHTDEDIDKTLAAIDQSLPIYKRGLEHGTEDLLIGPPSKVVYRKFN, encoded by the coding sequence ATGGACTTTACGAAATCCGATGCTTGGAGACGTCGAGCGCACGCAGTGATCCCTGGAGGCTGCCACACCTATGCCAAGGGTGACGATCAATATCCTCAGCTTTCACCGGGATTTATCTCTCATGGGATTGCGGGCCACGTATGGGACATCGATGGAAATGAGTACATCGAGTTCGGTCAAGGAAACCGCGCCGTCGCATTGGGACACGCATTTCCTCCCGTAGTCGATGCGGTATCCAAAGAGCTGGCAAAGGGTTCCAACTTTACGCGCCCATCGACCATCGAATTGCAAGCTGCTGAGGAGTTGCTGGAATTGATACCAGGCGCGGACATGGTCAAGTTTTGCAAGGACGGGTCCGACGCCACGACAGCTGCCATAAAACTCGCTCGAGCTGTCACCGGACGTACGAAGATTGCCTATTGCGAAGACCAACCTTTCTTTGCCACCAACGATTGGTTTATCGGCACGACCCCTCTCGATGCAGGTATACCGGATGCGGCCAAAGAGCATTCCAAGCCGTTTCGTTACGATGATCTAGGGAGCTTGGAGGGTCTCTTTCGCGAGCACCCACACGAAATAGCGGCAGTGATTCTCGAACCTGCGAAATACGAGGATCCTGCTCCAGGCTATTTGCAGGGAGTCAAAGATCTATGCAGGCAATACGGAGCCCTCTTTATCTTGGACGAAATGATTACCGGCTTCCGATGGCATAATGGTGGCGGACAAGCCTACTACGGTGTCGAACCGGATCTTTCCTGCTGGGGTAAGGCGTTAGCGAATGGTTTCTCCGTTTCTGCGCTGGCGGGAAAAAGGGAGTGGATGGAACTCGGAGGGCTTCATCATTCCAAGGAGCGAGTCTTTCTTTTGTCCACTACCCACGGCGGAGAAACACACGCGCTCGCGGCGGCCATCGCGACGATGCGGACCTACAAATCGGAACCGGTCATCGAGACGTTGCACCGACTTGGAAATCGCCTTTTGGTCGAAGGCCAACAGATAATCGCAGCGCACGGTCTTTCGGAATTCATTCAAATAGATGGGAAACCCTGCTGCCTCGTCTTTAGTACGTTGGACGCGACCAAGCAACGATCGCAGGCGATGCGCTCGTTGCTATTGCAAGAAACGATACGCAGGGGCATTCTGATGACGTCATTGATCGTAAGCTATACGCATACCGACGAGGACATCGACAAGACCCTCGCCGCGATAGATCAGTCGCTGCCGATTTACAAGCGAGGCTTGGAGCACGGAACCGAGGACCTGCTCATTGGGCCACCCTCCAAAGTGGTATATCGCAAATTCAACTGA
- a CDS encoding dTDP-4-dehydrorhamnose 3,5-epimerase family protein: protein MIFTPTPLQDAYLIDLECRRDARGFFARTYCENEFSTAGLVSRMVQCNLAFNVHQGTVRGMHWRASMHPEAKVVRVLRGAIWDVVIDLRPESKTFLQSFGVELSAENRRAIYVPPRFAHGFQTLMDETEVFYQMSEFYQPALDRGARWNDPSFSVTWPQPIVSIHERDANYPDLTISELK from the coding sequence ATGATTTTTACACCCACACCGCTTCAGGATGCTTATCTAATCGATTTGGAATGCAGGCGAGACGCACGCGGCTTTTTCGCGCGCACGTATTGTGAGAATGAGTTCTCGACAGCTGGGCTGGTCTCCCGGATGGTCCAATGCAACTTGGCCTTCAATGTCCATCAAGGCACGGTCCGAGGAATGCACTGGAGAGCATCGATGCATCCGGAGGCTAAGGTCGTGCGCGTCTTGCGGGGAGCGATTTGGGACGTCGTTATCGATTTGCGACCTGAGTCGAAAACGTTTCTTCAATCGTTTGGCGTGGAGCTTTCGGCGGAGAATCGTCGCGCCATCTACGTCCCACCTCGCTTCGCGCATGGTTTTCAGACATTGATGGATGAAACCGAAGTCTTTTATCAGATGAGCGAGTTCTACCAGCCTGCGTTGGATCGCGGAGCAAGATGGAACGATCCGTCATTTTCTGTCACTTGGCCGCAGCCGATTGTGTCGATTCACGAACGCGACGCGAATTATCCCGATTTGACAATCAGTGAATTGAAGTGA
- a CDS encoding sugar phosphate isomerase/epimerase family protein: MYKNLNATVLGVSGRQSELIELAMTYGFSGLDIDIVDLVKRTQRSEFDKASRYLLSSKMQVSGFDVPIDLDTDDASFEKSLALLHGSIEIAGKVGARAGFLRLPAATDRLPFHEYFDVLRKRVDRIGEVFEKNNVQLGLYFSVAQESRESRQFKFIQDVEGFLAFFKACTSSSVALVIDSFNWIVGGGTFEQLASIPGNKVAALRISDAESLPSIADASVKMRQLPCETGTIDNVRFVGTLSKSGFDGPITAFAHASNFAGFTRDSIVAKSQDALDHVLAGAGLPTFTRRPDMIVEATGPISEDIGLEA, from the coding sequence ATGTACAAGAATTTAAACGCGACGGTTCTAGGGGTATCGGGTCGGCAGAGCGAGCTGATTGAGTTGGCGATGACCTATGGATTTAGCGGGTTGGATATCGATATCGTCGATTTGGTGAAGCGAACGCAGCGCAGCGAGTTCGACAAAGCATCCCGATACTTGCTGAGCTCCAAGATGCAGGTCAGCGGTTTTGACGTCCCCATCGATTTGGACACCGATGACGCTTCTTTCGAGAAATCGCTGGCCTTGCTGCACGGCTCGATTGAAATCGCCGGCAAGGTCGGAGCGCGCGCAGGGTTTTTGCGATTGCCCGCTGCGACCGATCGGCTTCCCTTCCATGAATATTTCGATGTGCTTCGCAAGCGAGTCGATCGTATCGGAGAGGTCTTCGAAAAGAACAACGTTCAGCTGGGGCTCTATTTCTCTGTAGCACAAGAGAGCCGCGAAAGTCGGCAATTCAAGTTCATTCAGGATGTTGAGGGCTTTTTGGCTTTCTTCAAGGCGTGCACCTCCTCGAGCGTGGCGTTGGTCATCGATTCTTTCAATTGGATCGTGGGTGGCGGGACTTTCGAACAGTTGGCATCGATCCCTGGCAACAAGGTTGCTGCTTTGCGGATCTCCGACGCAGAATCTCTTCCTTCGATCGCGGACGCGAGCGTGAAAATGCGTCAGCTGCCCTGCGAAACAGGAACTATTGACAACGTTCGCTTTGTGGGGACGCTGAGCAAGTCCGGGTTTGACGGACCGATCACTGCGTTTGCGCATGCGAGCAATTTCGCTGGATTCACGCGTGATTCCATCGTCGCAAAGAGCCAGGATGCCCTGGATCACGTGCTGGCCGGCGCTGGCCTCCCCACCTTCACCCGCCGACCCGACATGATCGTCGAAGCCACCGGCCCGATCTCCGAAGACATCGGCTTGGAAGCGTAA
- a CDS encoding lipopolysaccharide biosynthesis protein, which produces MTTIDQPNIPLRSPLFARTDVIVLLSLLDQLSISGTRFVTTVLLARVAGKGELGLFSIAFGLLLVATCFQEALLSSPFSLFIHKRLGLDKSQYQGSVLLMFAGIAALSFVSMGALWGVGLCGLKGNWMGSASGWVDEKLLHVIGLLAVSTPFVLLREFARRIEIARLRVHYAFAIDAIAALLQLLFIGSLVWWGRLNAPTVYVAMAVSSAIPAIIWVLFSYGEWSVSKQGHAREVKNHWDLAKWPLLAQIIGLSHLQGTLWVLGGMLGTEAAGKFAACNYVLFIINPIALGACSFVMPFAAKMFTERGIGVARQWIARFMIGISLPVAIVCAVVTWLSDWLLVQLYNDADYRGMGWFMAILGANMTLSVAHMINDQGVWAIEKPRWLFQSNAITAILTLGLAAPAIAVWGLYGAALCMLAGRTVGFAYQAILFFTFPIAHSPHGILSEHAT; this is translated from the coding sequence ATGACCACAATTGACCAACCCAATATTCCATTGCGATCCCCGCTGTTTGCGCGAACCGATGTCATCGTGCTTCTTTCCCTACTCGATCAACTCAGCATCAGCGGCACTCGATTCGTCACAACCGTCCTTCTGGCACGCGTGGCGGGCAAAGGAGAATTGGGATTATTCTCGATCGCTTTTGGATTGTTGCTAGTCGCAACCTGCTTTCAGGAAGCCTTGCTGAGCAGCCCTTTTTCGCTTTTTATTCATAAACGACTCGGGTTGGATAAATCGCAGTATCAAGGGAGTGTTCTGCTGATGTTCGCCGGCATCGCCGCACTGAGCTTTGTTTCGATGGGAGCATTGTGGGGGGTGGGATTATGCGGGTTGAAGGGGAACTGGATGGGGAGTGCCAGTGGCTGGGTTGATGAGAAACTGCTCCATGTGATTGGATTGCTCGCAGTCTCCACTCCGTTCGTGCTGCTCCGGGAATTCGCGAGGCGGATCGAAATAGCGAGGCTGCGAGTTCATTACGCATTCGCCATCGATGCGATAGCGGCACTCTTGCAATTGCTGTTTATAGGAAGCCTCGTGTGGTGGGGCAGGTTGAATGCTCCAACCGTTTACGTCGCGATGGCTGTCAGTTCCGCGATACCTGCAATCATATGGGTGCTGTTTTCATACGGTGAATGGTCTGTTTCAAAACAAGGACACGCACGGGAGGTCAAGAACCACTGGGATCTGGCAAAGTGGCCTTTGTTGGCGCAGATCATTGGTCTAAGCCACTTACAGGGAACGTTATGGGTACTAGGGGGCATGCTCGGGACGGAAGCGGCTGGTAAATTCGCAGCGTGTAACTACGTTCTCTTTATCATTAACCCGATCGCCTTGGGAGCTTGCAGTTTCGTCATGCCCTTCGCGGCGAAGATGTTCACCGAACGCGGCATCGGAGTTGCGCGTCAGTGGATCGCGCGCTTTATGATCGGTATCAGTTTGCCCGTTGCCATTGTGTGTGCGGTTGTCACGTGGCTCTCGGATTGGCTCCTCGTTCAACTCTACAACGACGCCGATTATCGAGGGATGGGATGGTTCATGGCGATCCTCGGCGCTAACATGACACTTTCCGTCGCTCACATGATCAACGACCAAGGAGTGTGGGCCATCGAAAAACCTCGCTGGCTCTTTCAGTCGAATGCCATTACTGCAATCCTCACCCTTGGCCTCGCCGCACCAGCCATCGCGGTGTGGGGACTCTATGGGGCCGCCTTGTGTATGCTCGCTGGGAGAACGGTGGGATTCGCTTACCAAGCGATCTTGTTCTTCACTTTTCCGATTGCGCATTCCCCACACGGCATTCTCTCGGAGCATGCCACCTAA
- a CDS encoding DUF4910 domain-containing protein codes for MESDNGMHQLLKDLFPLCRSITGHGVRQTLQRLGEEIPVRCTEIPSGTQVLDWIVPEEWNIREAWIEGPDGTRLVDFANHSLHVVSYSEPIEAVLTLEQLEPHLHSLPDQPHAIPYRTSYYQRSWGFCLPDRIRKSLSKGNYRVRIDSDLAPGHLTFGEIYLPGSSTEEVVLSAHICHPSLANDNLSGIVVAVEIAKWLQAMVDRKLSYRILLAPGTIGSIAWLSKNRASLDRIRYGLVLNGLGGPHPWTYKRSRRGDHRIDKITESILTRRSPASVIEPFSPYGYDERQFCSPGFQLPFGSLSRACWGRYPEYHTSGDNPDYVSASSLQESAELIKEIVRAIECERVSEEGLYVGTVRYGEPQLGRRGLYGTAGEIDTMAVLWVLNYSDGEHSLREIADRSGIPTERLVRAAQGLLERGLLSRPL; via the coding sequence ATGGAGAGTGACAACGGGATGCACCAATTGCTCAAGGATCTTTTCCCGTTATGCAGGAGCATCACCGGCCACGGGGTGCGTCAAACGCTGCAACGACTCGGGGAAGAGATTCCCGTCCGTTGTACCGAGATTCCGAGCGGGACGCAGGTGCTGGATTGGATTGTTCCGGAAGAGTGGAACATACGCGAGGCGTGGATCGAAGGACCGGATGGGACGCGACTCGTCGACTTCGCCAACCATTCGTTGCACGTCGTTAGTTACAGCGAACCGATCGAGGCCGTGTTGACTCTCGAACAATTGGAACCCCATCTTCATTCCCTTCCAGATCAACCGCATGCGATCCCGTATCGAACGTCCTATTACCAAAGAAGCTGGGGGTTTTGCCTTCCCGATCGAATACGGAAGAGCCTGAGTAAGGGCAATTATCGAGTTCGAATCGATTCGGACCTCGCGCCCGGGCATCTGACCTTTGGCGAAATTTATCTTCCCGGTAGCAGTACCGAAGAAGTCGTTTTGTCGGCCCACATCTGCCATCCATCGCTCGCCAACGATAACTTGTCTGGAATTGTCGTGGCAGTGGAGATTGCGAAATGGCTGCAGGCGATGGTGGATCGGAAGCTTAGCTATCGGATTTTGCTAGCACCTGGAACGATCGGATCGATTGCTTGGCTATCGAAAAACAGGGCTTCGCTCGATCGAATTCGATATGGATTAGTCCTCAATGGGCTTGGGGGCCCCCATCCTTGGACCTACAAGCGGAGCAGGCGAGGGGACCATCGGATCGACAAGATAACCGAGTCGATTTTGACCCGTCGCAGTCCTGCGAGTGTTATCGAACCGTTCTCACCGTATGGATACGATGAACGACAGTTTTGCTCCCCCGGTTTTCAACTCCCTTTCGGATCCCTTTCGAGGGCATGTTGGGGACGTTATCCCGAGTATCACACCTCCGGGGACAATCCTGATTATGTCTCGGCGTCATCGCTTCAGGAGAGCGCGGAGCTTATCAAGGAGATTGTGCGAGCCATCGAGTGCGAAAGGGTGTCGGAGGAGGGCTTGTATGTCGGAACGGTTCGGTACGGGGAGCCGCAACTCGGTCGGCGCGGTCTTTACGGAACAGCGGGGGAGATAGACACCATGGCCGTTCTTTGGGTGCTGAACTACTCCGATGGCGAGCATTCGCTGAGAGAAATCGCCGATAGGTCCGGGATTCCTACCGAGCGGCTTGTCCGGGCGGCTCAGGGCCTACTGGAACGGGGCTTATTGTCGCGTCCCCTGTAA